In a single window of the Blastopirellula retiformator genome:
- a CDS encoding M20 metallopeptidase family protein, whose amino-acid sequence MIERTWQSELAALIAAQEPKWIDFRRRLHQNPEPSGHEYHTSLAIYQELNSLGIDLRMGPEGRGVLAEWHTPHAEALPEAIAVRGDIDGLRIQDQKDIPYRSQCPGLMHACGHDAHATMALWATALIVELDRMGALPWPVRLRTIFQPAEETCVGASEMISVGALKEVREIYATHVDPMLPTGRIGLRVGALTASCDAVRILIHGLGGHGARPHESRDPIAAAAQLINALYLSIPRVTDSQDAVVLSFGRIYGGENLNVIPEQVELLGTLRTLDRDVRQRTIDHMHRVIEGVERATDTSIAIHFDVGTGAVINEAKPISHLKTAIVESFGHEAIYEIPRASMGGEDFAFYLEHVPGAMARLGCRSPSLDVAPLLHSPLFDIDEAVLAIGARTLASTVIHAFEPHEPHR is encoded by the coding sequence ATGATCGAACGAACCTGGCAATCCGAACTCGCGGCGTTGATCGCGGCCCAAGAGCCGAAGTGGATCGACTTCCGCCGACGGCTGCATCAAAACCCCGAGCCCTCTGGTCACGAGTATCACACCAGCCTGGCGATTTACCAGGAGTTGAACTCGCTAGGGATTGATCTGCGCATGGGGCCCGAGGGGCGCGGCGTGCTGGCCGAATGGCATACGCCGCACGCCGAGGCGCTGCCAGAGGCGATCGCCGTTCGCGGCGATATCGACGGTCTGCGAATCCAGGATCAAAAAGACATTCCTTACCGCAGCCAATGCCCCGGCCTGATGCATGCCTGCGGGCATGACGCGCACGCGACGATGGCGCTATGGGCGACGGCCCTGATCGTCGAACTCGATCGCATGGGCGCCCTCCCCTGGCCGGTGCGTTTGCGAACGATTTTCCAACCGGCGGAAGAAACCTGCGTCGGCGCGTCGGAAATGATTTCGGTCGGCGCCTTGAAAGAAGTGCGTGAGATCTACGCGACCCACGTCGATCCGATGTTGCCGACCGGGCGAATCGGCTTACGGGTCGGAGCGCTGACCGCCAGTTGCGATGCGGTAAGGATCTTGATCCATGGCCTAGGCGGCCACGGCGCCCGACCGCATGAGTCGCGCGATCCGATCGCGGCGGCCGCCCAGTTGATCAACGCGTTGTACCTGTCGATCCCCCGCGTGACCGACAGCCAGGACGCCGTCGTCCTCTCCTTTGGGCGAATTTACGGTGGTGAAAACCTGAACGTCATTCCCGAACAAGTTGAACTGCTCGGCACGCTGCGCACGCTCGATCGCGACGTCCGGCAACGGACCATCGACCACATGCACCGCGTCATCGAAGGGGTTGAGCGAGCGACCGACACCTCGATCGCCATTCATTTTGACGTCGGCACTGGCGCCGTCATCAACGAGGCCAAGCCGATCTCGCACTTGAAAACGGCGATCGTCGAGTCATTCGGTCACGAGGCGATATATGAGATTCCTCGAGCCAGCATGGGAGGCGAAGATTTTGCATTCTATCTCGAACATGTGCCTGGCGCGATGGCGCGACTTGGCTGTCGTTCTCCATCGCTCGACGTCGCGCCGCTACTACACAGCCCCCTGTTTGATATCGACGAAGCGGTCCTGGCGATCGGCGCACGGACGTTGGCCAGTACCGTCATTCATGCGTTCGAACCCCACGAACCGCATCGCTGA
- a CDS encoding flagellar export chaperone FliS — MFEYGATNSYLETEVLTATPQKLQLMLIGGAIRFAQQAKHLKDEGQDEAAWEALLRCRGIITEILINIRPQITPLAGQVAGVYLYLFRELSDIQISNQYEKILSLIPVLEEERDTWSQLCEAMPEAPEMPREEVKEITVSNSQPLPESGHQGGTSWGPHSPPAGDYASGHGSGFSLDA; from the coding sequence ATGTTCGAATACGGCGCAACCAACTCCTATCTCGAAACGGAAGTCCTGACGGCGACCCCGCAAAAGCTTCAATTGATGCTGATCGGCGGCGCCATTCGCTTCGCTCAACAGGCCAAGCACCTGAAGGACGAGGGGCAGGACGAGGCCGCTTGGGAAGCGCTGCTGCGTTGCCGCGGAATCATCACCGAGATTCTGATCAACATCCGCCCGCAGATTACGCCGCTAGCAGGCCAGGTCGCCGGCGTCTATCTCTATCTGTTTCGCGAACTGTCGGACATCCAGATCTCGAATCAGTACGAAAAGATCCTGTCGCTGATTCCGGTATTGGAAGAAGAACGGGATACCTGGAGCCAGTTGTGTGAAGCGATGCCCGAGGCGCCCGAAATGCCTCGTGAAGAGGTGAAGGAGATCACCGTCTCCAACTCGCAACCGCTGCCCGAAAGTGGTCACCAGGGTGGAACGAGCTGGGGCCCGCACTCCCCGCCCGCCGGCGACTACGCCTCGGGACATGGTTCCGGCTTCTCGCTGGACGCCTAA
- a CDS encoding MqnA/MqnD/SBP family protein — protein sequence MSTSTQLIRVGHSPDPDDAFMFYALAADKIDTGEYRFEHELVDIETLNRRAFEGELELTAISIHAYAHLYDKYAICSCGASMGDNYGPMVVAKEACSLEDLKSKTIAVPGTLTSAFLALRLCLDADFKHVVVPFDQIIESVAAGEYEGQKLDAGLIIHEGQLTFGREQLQLIVDLGVWWHDLTDGLPLPLGANGIRKDLGEENIREVTRLLKESIVFGLDHRQEALDYALQFGRGLDNQLADKFVGMYVNDWTVDFGEKGRESVRLFLRKGYEAGVIPTLIEPEFV from the coding sequence TTGTCCACCTCGACTCAACTGATTCGCGTCGGCCATAGTCCTGATCCCGATGACGCCTTCATGTTCTATGCGCTCGCCGCGGATAAGATCGACACCGGCGAATACCGTTTCGAGCACGAACTGGTCGACATCGAGACTCTCAACCGTCGCGCTTTTGAGGGTGAGCTGGAGCTGACCGCGATCAGCATTCACGCCTACGCGCATCTGTATGACAAGTACGCGATCTGCTCGTGCGGCGCCAGCATGGGGGACAACTACGGCCCCATGGTCGTCGCCAAAGAGGCCTGCTCGCTGGAAGACCTGAAGTCGAAGACGATCGCCGTGCCAGGGACGCTGACCTCCGCCTTTTTGGCTCTGCGTCTCTGTCTGGACGCCGACTTCAAGCATGTCGTCGTGCCGTTTGACCAGATCATCGAATCGGTCGCCGCCGGCGAGTACGAAGGGCAAAAGCTCGACGCCGGCCTGATCATTCACGAAGGGCAGCTGACCTTCGGTCGTGAGCAACTGCAGCTGATCGTCGATCTCGGCGTTTGGTGGCACGACCTGACCGACGGCTTGCCGCTGCCGCTGGGCGCCAATGGCATTCGCAAGGATCTCGGCGAAGAGAACATTCGCGAAGTGACCCGTCTGCTGAAAGAAAGCATCGTCTTCGGGCTCGATCATCGCCAGGAAGCGCTCGACTACGCGCTGCAGTTCGGTCGCGGGCTAGACAACCAACTGGCCGACAAGTTCGTCGGAATGTACGTCAACGACTGGACGGTCGACTTTGGCGAAAAAGGCCGCGAGTCGGTCCGCCTGTTCCTTCGCAAGGGTTACGAAGCAGGCGTTATCCCGACGCTGATCGAACCTGAGTTCGTCTAG
- the fliD gene encoding flagellar filament capping protein FliD: MAGISSTTGLISGINIVETVTQLLQVEARPRDLLISRTQTVTDQQGALSKVTASVLSLQFSAQALGKTAVFNARTAQTSNSSALTATVTGTPRVGTTQVTPVRLAQSQQYLSSGVSSLDEALSAGSISFSSSPRLDKGLDLNRLNGGEGVASGKIRITDRAGDTATIDLSYATTIDDVLNAINSNDDIDITATIEGDQIKLTDNTGQTTNNLVVKEVSGGSTAADLGLRDVNVADNSYLGNDIFSLHSGTKLSALRDGAGIRLSSDLDDLSITFRDGTTRSIGLRQTAQPEAAAAASTPTTDPKFSITANSAGDTFDGVSVIFQDNGSVTQGGETVVYDELGKTITIQIDEGSTTAADIISAINNDAAASVHFTAATLDGGTGDGLIDEIDTAISSGGVALATAETTAANANASIEISAITAGSDYDDVEILFVDDPGVSKGSETVVYDDSDPGNKTLTVHIKAGESTANDVISAINGDPTVSPLFSAANAGTSTGAGLVDVTDTGTTSGGTANSIGISTAQAVDSVVQLTAKQLGGDYDNVTLRYVDDPGVTAGSEVVEYDDSDPDNITLTVRVQQGVTTADDVITAINNNATTSARFTAATATGGSGNRIVDVDSTAVTSGGAAREERSPQTLGDLLTIFNEIDPTRLQAQLSADGDHIELIDLSTDLGGSFSVSSIGDGHAAEDLGIALSTTSDTISSGRYIGGLNSKLISSLNGGQGFTIGSIDVTDRSGATATIDLSSAETVQDILNAFDDSGLGIEASYNSAGNGITLEDTTGQFYSNFIIADADGTNSATQLNIASASSQTKVESGSLHFQHISENTELDSLHGGEGISRGRFIIRDTSGGARVIDLTLPEFQTVGDLLNAINSQTGVKVKAEINETGDGLKITDLANGDGDLRILDSGSTGTATSLGLVGVGAVADGETRQSLSGSFNKTVEIEAGDTINDLITKINDLDAGFSANVFDYGAGSGRYRISLTSDNTGSGGAFQIDGSNSQFDFSETVRGQDALLLFGSNSNGSTGILTTSSTNTFGGVVEGISVTIKEATNSPININVSESDSALVSAADSFVTQYNALVDLMDDYTAFNESDSSTGVLFGTNEANRIDSELSEILTKRFPGLGDVQSLAQLGFNYNDTGKLSLDTAKLQQKFAEDPEAVEEFFLKEQTIGGETKKLGFAQQFDDLMESFAGANSSLLISRIEALQNKIDLNQERIDTWNEKLERRQEILLNQFYDLESTLANIQANTQYLSAIQPITIPES; encoded by the coding sequence ATGGCAGGGATTAGCAGCACCACTGGTCTGATTTCCGGCATCAACATTGTTGAGACGGTTACGCAGCTGCTCCAGGTCGAGGCCCGTCCGCGCGATCTGCTCATCTCCCGCACGCAGACCGTCACCGATCAACAGGGCGCCCTGAGCAAGGTCACCGCTTCGGTCCTTAGCTTGCAGTTTTCCGCCCAAGCGCTGGGCAAGACGGCCGTTTTTAACGCCCGCACGGCCCAAACCAGCAATTCCAGCGCCCTGACCGCGACCGTGACCGGCACCCCGCGCGTCGGCACGACGCAGGTGACGCCAGTTCGTCTGGCGCAGTCCCAGCAATACCTCAGCTCCGGCGTTTCGTCGCTCGACGAAGCGTTAAGCGCCGGTTCGATTTCGTTTAGCTCAAGCCCACGACTGGACAAGGGGCTCGACCTGAACCGGCTGAATGGCGGCGAAGGGGTCGCGTCTGGCAAGATTCGCATTACCGACCGCGCCGGCGATACGGCGACCATTGATCTCTCGTATGCGACGACGATTGACGACGTGCTGAATGCGATCAACAGCAACGACGATATCGATATCACCGCCACGATCGAGGGAGACCAGATCAAACTGACCGACAACACCGGTCAAACGACCAACAATCTGGTCGTCAAAGAGGTCTCCGGCGGATCGACTGCCGCCGACCTGGGGCTGCGCGACGTCAACGTCGCTGACAATTCGTACTTGGGCAACGACATTTTCTCGCTCCACTCCGGCACCAAGCTGTCGGCGCTGCGCGATGGGGCCGGCATTCGCCTGAGCAGCGATCTGGACGACCTGTCGATTACGTTCCGCGACGGCACCACGCGCAGCATCGGGCTTCGTCAGACCGCGCAGCCGGAAGCCGCCGCCGCCGCGTCGACGCCGACGACCGACCCCAAGTTCAGCATCACGGCCAACAGCGCCGGCGACACGTTCGATGGCGTCTCGGTCATCTTCCAAGACAATGGGTCGGTCACCCAAGGTGGGGAAACGGTCGTTTACGACGAACTGGGAAAAACGATCACGATTCAGATCGACGAAGGCTCGACGACCGCCGCCGACATTATTAGCGCGATCAACAACGACGCCGCCGCCAGCGTCCACTTCACCGCCGCAACGCTAGACGGCGGAACCGGCGACGGCCTGATTGACGAGATCGACACCGCGATTTCCAGCGGGGGCGTGGCCCTAGCGACGGCCGAAACTACGGCCGCCAACGCAAACGCCAGCATCGAGATCAGCGCCATCACCGCCGGCAGCGACTACGACGATGTAGAAATCTTGTTCGTCGATGACCCCGGCGTCAGCAAGGGAAGCGAAACGGTCGTCTACGACGACAGCGATCCCGGCAACAAGACGCTCACCGTTCATATCAAGGCAGGCGAATCGACCGCCAACGACGTGATCTCGGCGATCAATGGCGATCCGACCGTCAGCCCCCTCTTCTCGGCCGCCAATGCCGGCACGAGCACTGGCGCCGGTTTGGTCGACGTTACCGATACTGGCACAACCAGCGGCGGCACGGCCAATTCGATCGGCATCTCCACCGCCCAGGCGGTCGACAGCGTCGTCCAGCTGACCGCCAAACAATTGGGGGGCGACTACGACAACGTCACGCTCCGCTATGTCGATGACCCAGGCGTCACTGCCGGCAGCGAAGTGGTCGAGTACGACGACAGCGACCCCGACAACATCACGCTGACCGTGCGCGTGCAGCAAGGCGTTACCACCGCCGACGATGTGATCACGGCGATTAACAACAATGCGACCACCTCGGCCCGGTTTACCGCTGCGACCGCAACCGGCGGCAGCGGCAATCGCATCGTCGACGTCGACAGCACCGCGGTCACTTCCGGCGGAGCGGCTCGCGAAGAACGTTCGCCGCAGACCTTGGGCGACCTACTGACGATCTTCAACGAGATCGATCCGACCCGGCTGCAAGCGCAACTTTCGGCGGATGGGGACCATATCGAACTGATCGATCTGTCGACCGATCTCGGCGGCTCGTTCTCGGTCAGCAGCATTGGCGACGGCCACGCAGCCGAAGATCTCGGAATCGCCCTCTCAACCACCAGCGATACGATCTCCAGCGGTCGCTACATTGGCGGACTCAACTCGAAGCTGATCAGTTCGCTCAACGGCGGGCAGGGTTTCACGATCGGCTCGATCGACGTGACCGACCGCAGTGGCGCCACAGCGACCATTGACTTGTCGAGCGCTGAAACGGTGCAAGACATCTTGAACGCGTTCGACGATTCGGGATTGGGGATCGAAGCCTCGTACAATTCGGCCGGAAACGGCATCACCCTCGAAGACACGACCGGGCAATTCTACAGCAACTTCATCATCGCAGACGCCGACGGCACGAACTCGGCGACGCAGCTGAATATCGCGTCCGCTTCGTCCCAGACGAAAGTTGAATCGGGTTCGCTGCACTTCCAACATATCAGCGAAAACACGGAACTTGACTCGCTTCACGGCGGCGAGGGAATCAGTCGCGGCCGGTTTATCATTCGGGACACTTCCGGCGGCGCCCGGGTGATTGACCTCACCCTGCCCGAGTTCCAAACGGTCGGCGACTTGCTGAACGCGATTAACAGCCAGACCGGCGTCAAGGTGAAGGCCGAGATCAACGAAACCGGCGACGGGCTAAAGATCACGGACTTGGCTAACGGCGATGGCGATCTGCGAATTCTCGACTCGGGTTCGACCGGCACGGCGACGTCACTGGGCCTGGTCGGCGTCGGCGCAGTCGCGGATGGCGAAACGCGGCAAAGCCTGAGCGGTTCGTTCAACAAGACGGTCGAGATCGAAGCGGGCGACACGATCAACGATTTGATCACCAAGATCAACGATCTCGACGCCGGCTTTTCGGCCAACGTGTTTGACTACGGCGCCGGTTCTGGGCGGTATCGCATTTCGCTGACCTCCGACAATACCGGCAGCGGCGGCGCTTTTCAGATCGATGGGTCCAACTCGCAGTTTGATTTCAGCGAAACGGTCCGCGGACAAGACGCGTTGCTCCTATTCGGATCGAACTCGAACGGCTCGACCGGCATCCTGACCACGTCATCGACCAATACGTTTGGCGGCGTCGTCGAAGGGATTAGCGTTACGATCAAAGAGGCGACCAATTCGCCGATCAATATTAACGTTTCCGAATCGGACTCGGCGCTTGTTTCCGCCGCTGACTCCTTCGTGACGCAATACAATGCGTTGGTCGATCTGATGGACGATTACACCGCCTTTAACGAATCGGACAGCTCGACCGGCGTCTTATTCGGCACCAATGAAGCGAATCGGATTGATTCCGAACTGAGTGAGATCCTGACGAAACGCTTTCCTGGACTGGGCGACGTGCAATCGCTTGCGCAGCTCGGCTTTAACTACAACGACACCGGCAAACTGTCGCTCGACACGGCCAAGTTGCAACAGAAATTCGCCGAAGACCCCGAAGCGGTCGAAGAGTTCTTTCTGAAAGAGCAGACCATCGGTGGAGAGACGAAGAAGCTCGGTTTCGCACAGCAATTCGACGATCTGATGGAGTCATTCGCCGGCGCCAACAGTTCGCTGTTGATCAGTCGCATCGAAGCGCTGCAGAACAAGATCGACTTGAACCAGGAGCGGATCGACACCTGGAACGAAAAGCTTGAGCGTCGCCAAGAGATTTTGTTGAACCAATTCTATGATTTGGAATCGACGTTGGCGAATATCCAGGCCAACACGCAGTACCTGTCGGCGATTCAGCCAATTACGATCCCAGAAAGCTAG